In Nocardioides dokdonensis FR1436, the following are encoded in one genomic region:
- a CDS encoding heme lyase CcmF/NrfE family subunit yields MFLAAGFGMSLVATGLWAASSRRPHLRAAARLLTWASLVASVGVVVLMEWALVTHDFSVRYVAENSALEVPTYYRVISLWAALEGSLFLWLLVLAVFAVVMMYRVPARARDLHPAAMATLMSVAVFFFGLALVAENAFARMSPVPENGPGPNPLLQDHPLMGIHPPLLYVGYVGLTVPFAYAVAALVTGETGREWLAATRVWLLLAWASLTAGILLGAWWSYEVLGWGGYWAWDPVENASILPWFTATALIHSVMVQQRRSILRAWNLSLAASTFLLVLIGTFITRSGVIASVHAFTQSPLGPVLLGYIVFVLLAMTGLFVWRANRLGAVERIESMASREAGFLVNNVLFVALAVTVLFGTTFPLLVEALNGDRVSVGAPYFNRMAVPLALLLVLLMGVGPMLPWGRDAETADFSRLRLPLVIGLGVVAGLGLSGLPHPLTLVTFGVAAFALSAVVAELARGVRAAKRDTDAWLGAAGRAVTGNRRRYGGLLTHAGVVVVAVAIAGSSSYSVSEERSLDVGESVEVGGYTVTLAGVDRERTSRFMQVAARTELTRDGADLGTWEPMLRFYPTMSEAIGRPSVRTGVTEDVYLTVSAVSADASGAVVRATVTPMVLWLWVGGGVMVGGALLAMWPGRRRAGRNGAPVPLASTDSGGLPDHSWAGEVR; encoded by the coding sequence ATGTTCCTGGCAGCCGGCTTCGGGATGAGCCTGGTGGCCACCGGGCTCTGGGCGGCCTCGTCGCGCCGCCCGCACCTGAGGGCCGCGGCGCGCCTGCTGACCTGGGCCTCCCTCGTCGCCTCCGTCGGGGTCGTGGTGCTCATGGAGTGGGCGCTGGTGACCCACGACTTCAGCGTCCGGTACGTCGCCGAGAACAGCGCCCTCGAGGTCCCGACCTACTACCGGGTGATCAGCCTCTGGGCCGCTCTCGAGGGATCGCTGTTCCTCTGGCTCCTCGTGCTCGCCGTCTTCGCCGTGGTCATGATGTACCGCGTCCCGGCGAGAGCCCGGGACCTGCACCCCGCCGCGATGGCGACGTTGATGTCGGTCGCCGTCTTCTTCTTCGGGCTCGCCCTGGTCGCGGAGAACGCCTTCGCCCGGATGTCGCCGGTCCCGGAGAACGGGCCCGGTCCGAACCCGCTGCTGCAGGACCACCCGCTCATGGGGATCCACCCACCGCTGCTCTACGTGGGCTACGTCGGGCTCACGGTGCCCTTCGCCTACGCGGTGGCGGCGCTCGTGACCGGGGAGACCGGACGCGAGTGGCTCGCCGCGACCCGGGTCTGGCTGCTGCTCGCGTGGGCCTCGCTCACCGCGGGCATCCTGCTCGGCGCGTGGTGGTCCTACGAGGTGCTCGGCTGGGGAGGCTACTGGGCGTGGGACCCGGTCGAGAACGCGTCGATCCTGCCCTGGTTCACCGCCACGGCGCTGATCCACTCGGTGATGGTGCAGCAGCGCCGCTCGATCCTGCGCGCCTGGAACCTCAGCCTGGCCGCGTCGACGTTCCTCCTGGTGCTCATCGGCACCTTCATCACCCGCAGCGGGGTCATCGCCAGCGTCCACGCCTTCACCCAGTCGCCCCTCGGCCCGGTGCTCCTCGGATACATCGTGTTCGTCCTGCTGGCCATGACCGGCCTCTTCGTGTGGCGCGCGAACAGGCTCGGCGCCGTGGAGCGGATCGAGAGCATGGCCTCTCGCGAGGCCGGCTTCCTGGTCAACAACGTGCTCTTCGTGGCCCTGGCGGTGACCGTCCTCTTCGGGACGACCTTCCCGTTGCTCGTCGAGGCCCTGAACGGCGATCGGGTGAGCGTGGGGGCGCCGTACTTCAACCGCATGGCGGTCCCGCTCGCGCTGCTCCTCGTGCTGCTCATGGGCGTGGGGCCGATGCTGCCCTGGGGACGCGACGCCGAGACCGCGGACTTCAGCCGGCTGCGGCTGCCTCTCGTGATCGGCCTGGGAGTGGTGGCGGGCCTGGGCCTGTCGGGGCTTCCGCACCCGCTCACGCTGGTGACGTTCGGGGTGGCCGCCTTCGCGCTCTCCGCCGTCGTGGCCGAGCTCGCCCGCGGGGTGCGCGCAGCGAAGCGGGACACCGACGCCTGGCTGGGTGCCGCCGGCCGCGCGGTCACCGGCAACAGGCGCCGGTACGGCGGCCTGCTCACCCACGCCGGGGTGGTCGTCGTGGCGGTGGCGATCGCTGGCTCGTCGTCCTACTCCGTGTCGGAGGAACGCTCCCTCGACGTCGGAGAGAGCGTGGAGGTCGGGGGGTACACGGTGACGCTGGCCGGTGTGGACCGGGAACGCACCTCGCGCTTCATGCAGGTCGCCGCGCGGACCGAGCTCACCCGGGACGGCGCGGACCTCGGCACCTGGGAGCCGATGCTGCGGTTCTACCCGACGATGAGCGAGGCGATCGGTCGGCCCTCGGTCCGCACCGGTGTCACCGAGGACGTCTACCTCACCGTGTCCGCTGTCTCGGCGGACGCCTCGGGCGCCGTCGTGCGGGCCACGGTGACCCCGATGGTGCTCTGGCTCTGGGTCGGCGGTGGCGTCATGGTCGGCGGGGCCCTCCTGGCGATGTGGCCGGGCCGCCGGCGGGCAGGGCGGAACGGTGCCCCGGTCCCTCTCGCGTCCACCGACTCCGGAGGCCTGCCCGACCACTCCTGGGCGGGTGAGGTCCGATGA
- a CDS encoding TlpA family protein disulfide reductase — MRRWLVLAAAVLGIAAVVSVLSDGFGRDPSVVPSNFVAQPAPDLAGPTLDGGTYDLDEHRTEVVLVNVWASWCAPCRAEHPVLAAAAEGLGSRGLTVVGINTQDTPEKARAFLREMGGEAYPSVLDRDGRHAVDWGTFGVPETFVIDETGTVRARQVGEVTPAWIEQHVVPLLDEH; from the coding sequence ATGAGGCGCTGGCTGGTGCTGGCGGCCGCCGTGCTCGGCATCGCGGCCGTGGTGTCGGTCCTGTCCGACGGATTCGGCCGTGACCCGTCGGTGGTCCCGTCGAACTTCGTCGCCCAACCCGCTCCCGACCTCGCTGGCCCCACCCTCGACGGCGGCACGTACGACCTCGACGAGCACCGCACCGAGGTGGTGCTGGTCAACGTCTGGGCGTCCTGGTGCGCGCCCTGCAGGGCGGAGCACCCCGTGCTCGCCGCGGCCGCCGAGGGCCTGGGGTCGCGCGGGCTCACCGTCGTGGGGATCAACACCCAGGACACCCCGGAGAAGGCTCGCGCGTTCCTGCGCGAGATGGGCGGCGAGGCCTACCCGAGCGTCCTGGACCGCGACGGGCGCCACGCCGTCGACTGGGGGACGTTCGGCGTCCCCGAGACCTTCGTCATCGACGAGACCGGCACCGTGCGTGCCCGCCAGGTGGGGGAGGTGACCCCCGCATGGATCGAGCAGCACGTCGTCCCCCTGCTCGACGAGCACTGA
- a CDS encoding cytochrome c-type biogenesis protein CcmH, whose translation MDRAARRPPARRALTAAAVVGVLVALAVAGLVRSAGTDGPVSDAERAQAVAASLRCPTCQGLSVADSGSPLARSMRDIIDEQVAAGESNEEITQYFVDRYSGWVLLAPRAGGIGWVVWAVPGAAVLVGLLVVTSLVRRRRDRVPQTLRWVGVGGLLAASLAVLVATNLDGRGEGELATGNVAPLGTQTAVQDDADQSGGVEAADIEGLRATVDADPDDVRARLALASAALQAGRLDVTREQAEAALDREPRNVDALMLRGLGARSADDAGATRALRSFLRLAPADHPGVPLVHRLLEEGS comes from the coding sequence ATGGATCGAGCAGCACGTCGTCCCCCTGCTCGACGAGCACTGACCGCAGCCGCGGTGGTGGGTGTCCTCGTCGCGCTGGCCGTCGCCGGCCTGGTCCGGTCCGCAGGCACGGACGGCCCGGTCAGCGACGCCGAGCGTGCCCAGGCTGTCGCAGCCTCGCTGCGCTGCCCCACCTGCCAGGGACTGTCGGTCGCAGACTCCGGCTCCCCCCTTGCCCGGAGCATGCGCGACATCATCGACGAGCAGGTGGCCGCGGGGGAGAGCAACGAGGAGATCACGCAGTACTTCGTCGACCGCTACAGCGGCTGGGTGCTGCTCGCCCCTCGCGCCGGCGGGATCGGCTGGGTCGTCTGGGCCGTCCCGGGGGCGGCGGTCCTGGTCGGTCTGCTCGTCGTGACCTCACTCGTCCGCCGGCGGCGCGACCGCGTCCCCCAGACGCTGCGGTGGGTGGGCGTGGGCGGGCTGCTCGCGGCCTCGCTGGCGGTGCTCGTCGCGACCAACCTCGACGGACGGGGTGAGGGCGAGCTGGCCACGGGCAACGTCGCGCCGCTCGGCACCCAGACAGCCGTGCAGGACGACGCGGACCAGAGCGGCGGCGTGGAGGCCGCTGACATCGAGGGGCTGCGGGCAACCGTCGACGCGGACCCCGACGACGTCCGGGCTCGACTGGCACTGGCCTCGGCCGCGCTCCAGGCCGGCCGGCTGGACGTCACCCGTGAGCAGGCCGAGGCAGCATTGGACCGCGAGCCTCGCAACGTCGACGCGCTGATGCTGCGGGGACTCGGTGCCAGGTCCGCCGACGACGCCGGCGCGACCAGGGCGCTTCGGTCCTTCCTCCGACTGGCTCCCGCCGACCACCCCGGCGTCCCGCTGGTGCACCGACTGCTGGAGGAGGGGTCGTGA
- a CDS encoding cbb3-type cytochrome c oxidase subunit I has protein sequence MTTAPREIDETAEKRVAAHEPVTGIDLPPEASEHAPIHHDLVRAHTVTGLVGLLFAATFGLIVATKFSAPEFLGDTEVGSWGRMRFAHVQGILYAWLMNGFLAFAYYAVPTLSGRPVRSRTLGWVIFYVWNIGIVALGWTFVLLGYSQSVEWGEFPVVVDVVTVLAFLAVGVQFLHPYLRKPRGRLYVSSWYTTLALTFTPAAFVIGQFFPEYLTPGAMGAVISGLWIHDAVGLLVTPLTLAIAYYVIPATTGRPIFSHFMSMVGFWSLVFFYPLNGIHHYVYSPIPMGAQKVAIMASVFMGIGVVVVVTNLLASLRGNGYLAFWDVPLRFVWTGIVFYLLVSLQGAFQASMRVQEQIHFSDWVIAHSHLAMAGFASFIIIGGLLHAWPNVSGRTVNRRVANLAYWVATIGLVTMVVYLTIVGLQQADAWTSGAPWIESVVVSETGWLVRSLSGTALFAAFVLLIVSLYKTPVDGPGQPGRGVDREDAGASR, from the coding sequence ATGACGACCGCTCCACGCGAGATCGACGAGACAGCGGAGAAGCGGGTCGCCGCGCACGAGCCGGTGACCGGCATCGACCTGCCGCCCGAGGCTTCGGAGCATGCGCCGATCCACCACGACCTGGTGCGCGCACACACCGTCACCGGCCTGGTCGGGCTGCTGTTCGCCGCGACCTTCGGGCTCATCGTGGCGACGAAGTTCTCGGCTCCGGAGTTCCTGGGAGACACCGAGGTGGGCAGCTGGGGGCGGATGCGCTTCGCCCACGTGCAGGGCATCCTCTACGCCTGGTTGATGAACGGGTTCCTCGCCTTCGCCTACTACGCGGTGCCGACCCTGTCCGGGCGCCCGGTCCGCAGCCGCACCCTGGGCTGGGTGATCTTCTACGTCTGGAACATCGGCATCGTCGCCCTCGGCTGGACCTTCGTGCTCCTCGGCTACAGCCAGTCGGTCGAGTGGGGCGAGTTCCCGGTGGTCGTCGACGTGGTCACGGTGCTCGCTTTCCTCGCCGTCGGCGTGCAGTTCCTCCACCCCTACCTCCGCAAGCCGCGGGGTCGCCTCTACGTGTCGAGCTGGTACACGACGCTGGCGCTGACCTTCACCCCGGCGGCCTTCGTCATCGGCCAGTTCTTCCCCGAGTACCTCACCCCCGGAGCCATGGGCGCGGTGATCTCGGGGCTGTGGATCCACGATGCGGTGGGGCTCCTGGTCACCCCGCTGACCCTGGCCATCGCCTACTACGTCATCCCGGCGACGACCGGTCGGCCGATCTTCAGCCACTTCATGTCCATGGTGGGGTTCTGGAGCCTCGTGTTCTTCTACCCCCTCAACGGCATCCACCACTACGTCTACTCCCCGATCCCGATGGGCGCCCAGAAGGTCGCCATCATGGCGTCGGTCTTCATGGGGATCGGGGTGGTGGTCGTGGTCACGAACCTGCTGGCCAGCCTCCGCGGCAACGGCTACCTGGCCTTCTGGGACGTCCCGCTGCGGTTCGTCTGGACCGGCATCGTCTTCTACCTGCTGGTCTCGCTGCAGGGCGCCTTCCAGGCCTCGATGCGGGTCCAGGAGCAGATCCACTTCAGCGACTGGGTGATCGCCCACTCGCACCTGGCCATGGCCGGGTTCGCGAGCTTCATCATCATCGGGGGCCTCCTGCACGCGTGGCCGAACGTGAGTGGTCGCACCGTCAACCGCCGGGTGGCCAACCTGGCGTACTGGGTGGCCACCATCGGTCTGGTCACGATGGTCGTGTACCTGACGATCGTCGGGCTGCAGCAGGCCGACGCCTGGACGAGCGGGGCGCCCTGGATCGAGAGCGTCGTGGTGTCGGAGACCGGCTGGTTGGTGCGCTCGCTGAGCGGCACCGCACTGTTCGCGGCCTTCGTGCTGCTGATCGTGTCGCTCTACAAGACCCCTGTCGACGGACCGGGGCAGCCCGGTCGCGGCGTCGACCGAGAAGACGCAGGAGCAAGCCGATGA
- a CDS encoding cbb3-type cytochrome c oxidase subunit II encodes MNHEHDGPDPAAPEVGAKAVDPGSDHDPRWVRFLERGETIMLLGGVGSLVFSFVALGVLPLISLRGEVTRSTPEEFTAMTAQEEQGFTVYKREGCAYCHTTFVRDTPSDVRRFGPPAEAWEYQDQYPQQWGTRRIGPDLSRESGARSDGWHYAHLYDPRSTVPQSIMPGYPWMFSEAVDGTIVPDEDAEALVAYLNYLGRDISESGPQTERGRNAMNGHAGTSHGGTDEHE; translated from the coding sequence ATGAACCACGAGCACGACGGCCCCGATCCCGCGGCCCCGGAGGTCGGGGCGAAGGCGGTCGATCCCGGGAGCGACCACGACCCGCGCTGGGTCCGCTTCCTCGAGCGGGGCGAGACGATCATGCTCCTGGGCGGGGTCGGCTCCCTGGTGTTCTCATTCGTGGCCCTCGGGGTGCTGCCCCTGATCAGCCTGCGCGGCGAGGTCACCCGGAGCACACCCGAGGAGTTCACCGCGATGACGGCGCAGGAGGAGCAGGGCTTCACGGTCTACAAGCGCGAGGGCTGCGCCTACTGCCACACCACGTTCGTCCGGGACACCCCCTCCGACGTACGCCGCTTCGGCCCGCCGGCGGAGGCATGGGAGTACCAGGACCAGTACCCCCAGCAGTGGGGCACCCGCCGGATCGGGCCGGACCTGTCGCGCGAGTCCGGAGCCCGCTCGGACGGCTGGCACTACGCGCACCTCTACGACCCGCGCAGCACCGTGCCGCAGTCGATCATGCCGGGCTACCCGTGGATGTTCTCCGAGGCCGTCGACGGCACGATCGTCCCTGACGAGGACGCCGAGGCGCTCGTGGCCTACCTGAACTACCTGGGGCGCGACATCTCGGAGTCGGGCCCCCAGACCGAGCGCGGCCGGAACGCCATGAACGGCCACGCGGGCACGAGCCACGGAGGGACGGACGAACATGAGTGA
- a CDS encoding c-type cytochrome — MRTSIATGVLAVLLAAGAATGVYYLLDQRGSDDISAADVSTDEGQAAPAAFDEAWAPEPEAYAALTQHGAEVYAANCFACHGGVGNGEGPWAPTLSTPARDFTDTSWMQTQSDGVFFTSILRGVPGTPMPAFAGRLSEKDMWAVTAYIRGFSPKVALDQPQVDEVLRSQGKEVFAAQCAGCHGEFGAGDGQAAKSFGTQPRALADGDWLSGKGDQQLHDVIVEGIPGTSMPSFYDELDAREVDSVVAYLRELADVEQRPNPLSGWAQESYRAYCASCHGVDGDGRGVAAARLEPAPQSFRNPTWMAGQTDEKLAKAVRLGRAGTAMPAFRALLSDAEIERLVEYVRAFAGPEAIPGAASAYRYDPATVPGARSKQPARSSER, encoded by the coding sequence ATGAGGACGAGCATCGCCACAGGTGTGCTGGCCGTCCTCCTGGCGGCCGGCGCGGCGACCGGCGTGTACTACCTGCTCGACCAGCGGGGGAGCGACGACATCAGCGCCGCCGACGTGAGCACCGACGAGGGTCAGGCGGCCCCGGCGGCCTTCGACGAGGCCTGGGCTCCCGAGCCGGAGGCCTACGCCGCACTCACCCAGCACGGCGCTGAGGTCTACGCCGCCAACTGCTTCGCCTGCCACGGCGGCGTCGGCAACGGCGAGGGTCCGTGGGCGCCGACGTTGTCGACGCCCGCCCGCGACTTCACCGACACCTCCTGGATGCAGACCCAGTCCGACGGCGTCTTCTTCACCTCGATCCTGCGTGGTGTCCCCGGCACCCCGATGCCCGCCTTCGCCGGTCGGCTCTCCGAGAAGGACATGTGGGCGGTCACCGCCTACATCCGCGGCTTCTCGCCGAAGGTGGCGCTGGACCAGCCGCAGGTCGACGAGGTGCTGCGCAGCCAGGGCAAGGAGGTCTTCGCCGCCCAGTGCGCCGGCTGCCACGGCGAGTTCGGCGCCGGAGACGGTCAGGCAGCCAAGTCCTTCGGCACCCAGCCGCGTGCCCTCGCGGACGGGGACTGGTTGTCGGGCAAGGGGGACCAGCAGCTGCACGACGTCATCGTCGAGGGCATCCCCGGCACGTCGATGCCCTCCTTCTACGACGAGCTCGATGCCCGGGAGGTCGACTCCGTGGTCGCCTACCTGCGCGAGCTCGCCGACGTCGAGCAGCGTCCCAACCCGCTCAGCGGCTGGGCCCAGGAGAGCTACCGCGCCTACTGCGCCTCCTGCCACGGTGTCGATGGCGACGGCCGCGGCGTGGCCGCCGCACGCCTCGAGCCGGCACCGCAGTCGTTCCGCAACCCCACGTGGATGGCGGGACAGACCGACGAGAAGCTCGCGAAGGCCGTGCGCCTGGGGCGAGCGGGGACCGCGATGCCGGCCTTCCGGGCGCTGCTGAGCGACGCCGAGATCGAGCGGCTCGTCGAGTACGTCCGCGCCTTCGCCGGACCCGAGGCCATCCCCGGCGCCGCGTCCGCCTACCGCTACGACCCGGCCACGGTGCCGGGAGCACGATCCAAGCAGCCTGCGCGATCTTCTGAGAGGTGA
- a CDS encoding molybdopterin-dependent oxidoreductase, protein MDRRKFLLGALSVPAGAVLAKTGMGLLGEQSAASEAVLRAADLKLATGTPFPLVALPGKAPMGQVYDRPPNYETPAEHLIGQQNYPYTDNEYYYVRYREASVLQLTPENYRLKIGGDAADNEITLTLDELKRRASQTIGAVGVCSGEGRGLHHPMIPGMPWTKGDLSCAEWTGVPLNDLLDEVGVKSSALHVSFGGGRVISLAKPQYWRSYLLETIREYEPLVATQMNGEDIPFWNGYPVRLVFPGTWAPTWTKQLVEIDIRTTPNEMEWSGREITPNELLPFSLIVTPTDGTQIPVGREVELTGVAYDKGAGITKVEVSQDEGRTWEPAELEKSYGKYTWRVWHATVGFDRTGENRVLCRATNAEGEVQPTDPAPDVMETGARKETAAKNFAGVYEVV, encoded by the coding sequence GTGGACAGACGAAAGTTCCTCCTGGGGGCCCTCAGCGTGCCCGCGGGTGCGGTGCTGGCCAAGACCGGCATGGGGCTGCTCGGCGAGCAGTCGGCCGCCTCCGAGGCGGTGCTGCGGGCCGCGGACCTGAAGCTGGCGACGGGCACGCCCTTCCCGCTGGTCGCGCTGCCGGGCAAGGCCCCGATGGGCCAGGTCTACGACCGACCGCCCAACTACGAGACCCCGGCCGAGCACCTGATCGGTCAGCAGAACTACCCCTACACGGACAACGAGTACTACTACGTCCGCTACCGCGAGGCCTCCGTCCTGCAGCTGACGCCGGAGAACTACCGGCTCAAGATCGGCGGCGACGCCGCGGACAACGAGATCACCCTCACCCTCGACGAGCTGAAGCGCCGCGCGTCCCAGACGATCGGCGCCGTGGGTGTCTGCAGCGGTGAGGGGCGCGGCCTGCACCACCCCATGATCCCCGGCATGCCGTGGACCAAGGGTGATCTGTCCTGCGCCGAGTGGACCGGTGTGCCGCTCAACGACCTGCTCGACGAGGTCGGTGTCAAGAGCAGCGCGTTGCACGTCTCCTTCGGTGGCGGCCGGGTGATCAGCCTGGCCAAGCCCCAGTACTGGCGCTCCTACCTGCTCGAGACCATCCGGGAGTACGAGCCGCTGGTCGCGACCCAGATGAACGGGGAGGACATCCCGTTCTGGAACGGTTACCCGGTTCGGTTGGTCTTCCCCGGCACGTGGGCCCCCACCTGGACCAAGCAGCTGGTCGAGATCGACATCCGGACCACCCCCAACGAGATGGAGTGGTCCGGGCGGGAGATCACGCCCAACGAGCTCCTGCCGTTCTCGCTCATCGTGACCCCCACCGACGGCACCCAGATCCCGGTCGGTCGCGAGGTCGAGCTGACCGGGGTCGCCTACGACAAGGGAGCCGGCATCACGAAGGTGGAGGTCAGCCAGGACGAGGGGCGGACCTGGGAGCCGGCGGAGCTGGAGAAGTCCTACGGCAAGTACACCTGGCGGGTGTGGCACGCGACCGTCGGGTTCGACAGGACCGGCGAGAACCGGGTGCTGTGCCGCGCGACCAACGCCGAGGGCGAGGTCCAGCCGACCGACCCCGCTCCGGACGTGATGGAGACCGGGGCCCGCAAGGAGACCGCGGCCAAGAACTTCGCCGGCGTCTACGAGGTGGTGTGA
- a CDS encoding ABC transporter ATP-binding protein has protein sequence MSLTLHPGTVSLVTGHNGSGKSTLLRLAAGLLRPSSGTREASGRALYLLSGQGARAVESPRSAVETAARLSGASRGDAEEAAAAALDAVGLGAVAARAVGTFSSGQRARVSLAVALACPVPVVCLDEPTAHLDSDGSDLVAATIAVLASRGSAVLVASHDPVALRWRVDARLHLDGGVVAAPVLPDGRTEALPA, from the coding sequence GTGAGCCTGACCCTGCATCCCGGGACCGTCAGCCTCGTCACCGGGCACAACGGTTCGGGCAAGAGCACGCTGCTGCGGCTGGCCGCCGGGCTGCTCCGACCCAGCTCGGGGACCAGGGAGGCCTCGGGCCGCGCCCTGTACCTGCTCTCGGGTCAGGGCGCCCGAGCGGTGGAGTCGCCTCGATCGGCGGTGGAGACCGCGGCCCGGCTCTCCGGCGCCTCGCGGGGTGACGCCGAGGAGGCGGCAGCCGCGGCGCTCGACGCGGTAGGCCTCGGTGCCGTCGCCGCCCGGGCAGTGGGGACCTTCTCCTCCGGGCAGCGGGCCCGCGTGAGCCTGGCGGTCGCGCTCGCCTGCCCGGTGCCGGTGGTCTGCCTCGACGAGCCCACGGCCCACCTCGACTCGGACGGCTCGGACCTGGTCGCCGCCACGATCGCCGTCCTCGCGAGCCGGGGGAGCGCGGTGCTCGTCGCCTCGCACGACCCCGTGGCGCTCAGGTGGCGGGTGGACGCCCGCCTCCACCTCGACGGTGGTGTCGTGGCTGCTCCGGTGCTCCCGGACGGTCGGACCGAGGCGCTCCCGGCATGA
- a CDS encoding heme exporter protein CcmB produces MRTALILVRRELRLEASGREATTTVLPFVLAAVLLAGLAMGPSREVLQSVGPGVTWLVVLFAAPALARSVAAVERDEGAWDTLRGLAPPLALVAGKVGGLWLHYLATWAVAAVLVTIMFPAPMPWPGLVAGPMGTLGLAALTVAFGALLVGARRRTGLLAVLLLPLALPVLLAGVTMGTPGQDHTPWTVLLLAYDLLVLVTVWAVHPALLEE; encoded by the coding sequence ATGAGGACGGCCCTGATCCTCGTGCGCCGCGAGCTGCGTCTGGAGGCCTCGGGACGCGAGGCCACCACCACGGTCCTCCCGTTCGTGCTCGCGGCGGTGCTGCTGGCCGGGCTGGCGATGGGGCCCTCCCGCGAGGTGCTGCAGAGCGTGGGTCCCGGAGTCACGTGGCTGGTCGTCCTGTTCGCCGCCCCGGCGCTCGCCCGCAGCGTGGCTGCGGTCGAGCGCGACGAGGGGGCCTGGGACACCTTGCGGGGCCTGGCCCCGCCTCTCGCGCTGGTGGCGGGCAAGGTCGGGGGGCTGTGGCTGCACTACCTCGCGACGTGGGCCGTCGCGGCGGTCCTCGTGACGATCATGTTCCCGGCGCCGATGCCGTGGCCCGGACTGGTCGCCGGCCCCATGGGCACCCTCGGGCTCGCCGCCCTGACCGTCGCGTTCGGCGCCCTGCTGGTGGGTGCGCGGCGCCGGACGGGGCTGCTGGCCGTGCTCCTGCTGCCGCTGGCCCTCCCCGTCCTCCTGGCCGGGGTGACGATGGGGACCCCGGGTCAGGACCACACCCCCTGGACCGTCCTGCTCCTCGCCTACGATCTGCTCGTGCTGGTGACCGTCTGGGCGGTGCATCCCGCCCTCTTGGAGGAATGA
- the ccsA gene encoding cytochrome c biogenesis protein CcsA, producing the protein MTLHPLDRVLGLLAAGAALVALVLALAVAPPDAYQGDAQRLMYVHVPAAWTAYLSFAVVAVASLAYVVKRDLRYDRVAQAAAELGVGLTALAIVLGSLWAYPTWGTWWTWDPRLVTTAILLLVYIGYLGVRGLSTDPDVNARRAAVVGVLAVVNVPLVHFSVVWWRTLHQPPSVLRPGGPDGAIPPVMLSTLLVAIVAFTLLWAWVLVRRTRLLTSLAADRSVEVAVDEEAAADHPEIVVVTTDPERSRP; encoded by the coding sequence ATGACGCTGCACCCCCTTGACCGCGTCCTCGGTCTGCTGGCCGCGGGAGCCGCGCTCGTCGCGCTCGTCCTCGCGCTCGCCGTGGCGCCCCCGGACGCCTACCAGGGCGACGCGCAGCGGCTGATGTACGTCCACGTGCCGGCCGCCTGGACCGCCTACCTGTCCTTCGCCGTGGTGGCCGTGGCCAGCCTCGCCTACGTGGTCAAGCGCGACCTCAGGTACGACCGCGTCGCGCAGGCGGCGGCGGAGCTGGGGGTCGGGCTGACCGCCCTGGCGATCGTGCTCGGGAGCCTGTGGGCGTACCCGACCTGGGGAACGTGGTGGACCTGGGACCCGCGACTGGTCACCACGGCCATCCTGCTGCTGGTCTACATCGGTTACCTCGGGGTGCGCGGCCTGAGCACCGACCCCGACGTCAACGCCCGGAGGGCGGCCGTGGTCGGTGTCCTCGCCGTGGTCAACGTCCCGCTCGTGCACTTCTCGGTCGTGTGGTGGCGCACGCTGCACCAACCCCCCAGCGTCCTGCGGCCGGGTGGGCCTGACGGTGCGATCCCGCCGGTGATGCTGTCGACCCTGCTCGTGGCGATCGTCGCCTTCACGTTGCTGTGGGCGTGGGTGCTCGTGCGACGGACCCGCCTGCTCACCTCCCTCGCCGCCGACCGGTCGGTCGAGGTCGCCGTCGACGAGGAGGCAGCAGCCGACCACCCCGAGATCGTGGTCGTCACGACTGACCCGGAGAGGAGCCGACCATGA
- a CDS encoding cytochrome c maturation protein CcmE, giving the protein MRSVLSTPRARLAVVGVAAAGVLGVLGATGLQDNLVYYRTPSEIDVGAGDDQRVRLGGLVAEGSVSRDSGTLQFVLTDGAYDVAVTYEGRAPGVFREGQGAIVEGTLDSEGAFTADNVLVKHDNQYVDGSGETYEPTS; this is encoded by the coding sequence ATGAGGTCCGTGCTGAGCACCCCGCGTGCCCGACTCGCCGTCGTCGGCGTCGCCGCGGCGGGCGTCCTCGGGGTGCTGGGTGCGACGGGGCTGCAGGACAACCTCGTGTACTACCGCACGCCGAGCGAGATCGACGTCGGCGCGGGCGACGACCAGCGGGTGCGCCTCGGTGGTCTCGTCGCGGAGGGCTCGGTGTCGCGCGACTCCGGCACCCTGCAGTTCGTGCTGACCGACGGTGCGTACGACGTCGCGGTCACCTACGAGGGCAGGGCGCCCGGGGTGTTCCGAGAGGGCCAGGGAGCGATCGTCGAGGGCACGCTCGACTCGGAGGGCGCCTTCACCGCTGACAACGTGCTGGTCAAGCACGACAACCAGTACGTCGACGGCAGCGGCGAGACCTACGAGCCGACATCCTGA